The following are encoded together in the Gemmatimonas aurantiaca genome:
- a CDS encoding Zn-dependent hydrolase gives MTISRDEEPMHRRTFLQHAATLAAVLPAAPVAGSVFGAAWGRGRDSADVGSPVAPVRVNGDRLNGWLAQFDRIGRTAGGINRVAYSEADLEGRRFTLDLFRQSGLTPRLDTLGNIIARVPGTDARLAPIMIGSHIDSVTDGGNFDGPVGSFSAIEVARSLAEQRVRLRHALDVVVWQNEEGGTVGSQGFVGLLTEQDLARVARSGKTLREGIRLIGGDPDRIGESVKKKGDVACYMELHIEQGGLLEQGGRQIGVVEGIVGLRWFEVTITGFSNHAGTTPMDQRQDAMLAAARFTVAINEAIRGEPGRQVATVGRVNVTPNTTNVIPGQVVMTIDLRDIDGAKLERFAARFRQIAQEIGEATRTTFAFATNANSQPALSDPRIMDIVQQSAIALGLSHQRMPSGAGHDAQEVAHIAPMGMIFVPSVGGISHSPREFTKPEDVAHGADVLLNAVIAADRALT, from the coding sequence ATGACCATTTCCCGGGATGAAGAACCGATGCATCGTCGCACCTTCCTGCAGCACGCGGCCACACTCGCGGCCGTATTGCCGGCGGCACCGGTCGCAGGGTCGGTGTTCGGCGCGGCGTGGGGACGCGGGAGGGACAGTGCCGATGTCGGGAGTCCCGTCGCGCCCGTGCGGGTCAACGGGGATCGCCTCAATGGCTGGCTGGCGCAATTCGATCGCATCGGCCGCACAGCGGGCGGCATCAACCGGGTGGCGTACAGTGAGGCCGATCTGGAGGGACGTCGCTTCACGCTCGACCTGTTCCGTCAGAGCGGCCTGACGCCGCGGCTCGATACCCTGGGGAACATCATCGCGCGGGTGCCGGGTACGGATGCCAGGCTGGCACCCATCATGATCGGCTCGCACATCGACTCGGTCACCGATGGCGGCAACTTCGATGGTCCCGTGGGTTCGTTCAGCGCCATCGAAGTGGCGCGGTCGCTGGCGGAGCAGCGTGTGCGATTGCGGCATGCGCTCGATGTGGTGGTGTGGCAGAACGAGGAGGGTGGAACCGTCGGCAGTCAGGGGTTCGTGGGGCTGCTCACAGAGCAGGACCTCGCGCGTGTCGCCCGCTCCGGAAAGACGCTGCGTGAAGGGATCCGCCTCATCGGAGGCGATCCGGACCGCATCGGCGAGAGTGTGAAGAAGAAAGGCGATGTGGCCTGTTACATGGAGTTGCACATCGAGCAGGGTGGATTGCTGGAGCAGGGCGGCCGGCAGATCGGGGTGGTGGAAGGCATCGTGGGGTTGCGGTGGTTCGAGGTCACGATCACGGGATTCTCCAATCATGCCGGCACCACGCCGATGGATCAGCGGCAGGATGCGATGCTGGCCGCGGCCCGTTTCACCGTGGCCATCAACGAGGCCATTCGTGGTGAACCGGGGCGACAGGTGGCCACCGTCGGGCGTGTGAACGTGACCCCGAACACCACCAACGTCATTCCGGGGCAGGTGGTGATGACGATCGATCTGCGCGATATCGACGGCGCGAAACTGGAGCGTTTCGCGGCGCGCTTCCGGCAGATCGCCCAGGAGATCGGAGAAGCCACGCGGACGACGTTCGCGTTCGCGACCAACGCCAACAGTCAGCCGGCACTCTCCGACCCCCGCATCATGGACATCGTCCAGCAGAGCGCCATCGCGCTGGGGTTGTCGCATCAGCGCATGCCCAGCGGCGCGGGGCATGATGCGCAGGAAGTGGCGCATATCGCGCCGATGGGAATGATCTTCGTGCCCAGCGTGGGCGGTATCAGTCACTCCCCGCGGGAATTCACGAAGCCGGAAGACGTCGCGCACGGTGCCGATGTGCTGCTCAACGCCGTGATCGCCGCCGATCGCGCATTGACGTGA
- a CDS encoding Na+/H+ antiporter: MHSHSPILLGIAFVALIAALTAFGRRLPVPAPVLQVLAGLGLGFLPDVTVPELEPDLVFFVFLPPILWAAAYFTSLREFKANRRPIALLAVGLVVATTLGVAWMARALFPGMPWAVAVALGAIVSPPDAVAAAAVVSRLPVPRRVIVILEGESLVNDASALVLYRSAVVAAVTGVFSLGASIVRFFVDAGVGTLVGLLVGWLFIRAARRTRDELVETLLLLAAPYAAWMIAETLNVSAVLACVAGGLYVRQHLSTAITPKSRLQSNTVWEVLIFVLNAMIFVLLGMQFAKLLRTSTPDELPHYLVPGLIISLVVIGARLVWVPIVGYLPRLFDRDRARREAVSPKAVMLVAWTSMRGIVSLATALALPLTLADGSAFPFREEVLYVTMSVILVTLVVQGCSLAPIIRAFNFQPETRHHDEEQFARMEALRRASEELEDAAREGALSQTDVTWLRSELRERLEHHRDPQAAHARHHVRSRMREAERRLLVRLRNEGAISDEVLRELEQELDLDALRGDHVDANTDPRQVAAH, from the coding sequence GTGCATTCCCACTCCCCCATTCTCCTCGGCATCGCGTTCGTCGCGCTCATCGCCGCCCTGACGGCGTTCGGTCGACGTTTGCCCGTGCCGGCCCCCGTCCTGCAGGTGCTCGCCGGGCTGGGGCTCGGGTTCCTCCCCGACGTCACCGTGCCGGAGCTCGAGCCCGACCTGGTCTTCTTCGTGTTCCTGCCACCGATTCTGTGGGCGGCGGCCTACTTCACCTCGCTGCGGGAGTTCAAGGCCAATCGCCGTCCCATCGCGCTGCTGGCGGTGGGACTGGTGGTGGCCACCACACTGGGTGTGGCCTGGATGGCCCGGGCATTGTTTCCGGGCATGCCCTGGGCCGTGGCCGTGGCGCTGGGGGCCATCGTCTCGCCGCCCGATGCGGTGGCCGCGGCGGCGGTGGTGTCACGCCTGCCCGTGCCACGACGGGTGATCGTGATTCTCGAAGGAGAAAGCCTCGTCAACGATGCGTCCGCGCTCGTGCTCTACCGGTCGGCGGTGGTGGCGGCCGTCACCGGCGTGTTCAGTCTGGGCGCATCCATCGTGCGCTTTTTCGTGGACGCCGGCGTGGGCACGCTCGTGGGGTTGCTGGTGGGATGGCTGTTCATCCGCGCCGCGCGTCGTACACGTGATGAACTCGTCGAAACGCTGCTGCTGCTGGCCGCCCCCTATGCCGCCTGGATGATCGCCGAGACGCTGAACGTCTCCGCGGTGCTGGCGTGCGTGGCGGGGGGACTGTACGTGCGACAGCATCTGTCCACCGCCATCACGCCCAAGTCCCGCCTGCAGTCGAACACGGTGTGGGAAGTGCTGATCTTCGTGTTGAATGCGATGATCTTCGTGCTGCTGGGCATGCAGTTCGCGAAGCTGCTGCGCACCAGTACGCCCGACGAGTTGCCGCACTACCTCGTGCCGGGCCTGATCATTTCGCTGGTCGTCATCGGGGCGCGTCTCGTCTGGGTGCCCATCGTCGGCTATCTGCCGCGGCTGTTCGATCGCGACCGGGCACGTCGCGAGGCCGTGTCGCCCAAGGCGGTGATGCTGGTGGCCTGGACCAGCATGCGGGGCATCGTCTCACTGGCCACGGCGCTGGCCCTGCCGCTCACGCTGGCCGACGGCAGCGCGTTCCCGTTCCGTGAGGAAGTGCTGTACGTGACCATGAGTGTCATTCTCGTCACGCTGGTCGTGCAGGGATGCTCACTGGCGCCGATCATCCGGGCGTTCAATTTCCAGCCTGAAACGCGGCATCACGACGAGGAGCAGTTCGCCCGCATGGAAGCGCTGCGTCGTGCATCGGAAGAACTCGAGGACGCCGCGCGGGAAGGGGCGCTGAGTCAGACCGACGTGACATGGCTGCGCAGCGAACTGCGGGAACGCCTGGAACATCATCGCGATCCGCAGGCGGCGCACGCGCGACATCATGTGCGTTCACGCATGCGGGAGGCGGAACGGCGTCTGCTCGTCCGTTTGCGCAACGAAGGCGCGATCTCCGACGAGGTGCTGCGTGAGCTCGAACAGGAACTCGATCTGGACGCGCTGCGGGGCGATCACGTCGATGCCAACACCGATCCACGCCAGGTGGCCGCACACTGA